The following coding sequences lie in one Rutidosis leptorrhynchoides isolate AG116_Rl617_1_P2 chromosome 4, CSIRO_AGI_Rlap_v1, whole genome shotgun sequence genomic window:
- the LOC139845101 gene encoding SKP1-like protein 1B has product MSSSTTKVIVLKSSDGETFEVEEAVALQSQTIKRMIEDDRADNIIPLHNVTGNILSMVIMYCKKHAESPKNDDKKAVELKVFDVEFVKVDQGTLFDLIMAANNLDIKSLMDLTCQTVADMLKGKTPEEISKTFDIKNDFTPEEQEMIRKEHAWAFG; this is encoded by the exons TCAACAACTAAGGTGATCGTTCTGAAAAGCTCCGACGGAGAAACGTTTGAAGTTGAAGAGGCGGTTGCGTTGCAATCACAAACGATTAAGCGAATGATTGAAGATGATCGTGCTGATAATATTATTCCGTTACATAATGTCACTGGTAACATCTTATCGATGGTAATTATGTATTGTAAAAAACATGCGGAGTCACCTAAGAATGATGATAAAAAAGCCGTCGAGCTTAAAGTGTTTGATGTTGAATTCGTTAAAGTGGATCAAGGGACGCTTTTTGACCTAATCATG gctgCTAATAATCTGGACATCAAAAGCTTGATGGATCTGACATGCCAAACAGTGGCGGACATGTTAAAGGGCAAGACCCCGGAAGAGATTAGCAAAACCTTTGACATTAAGAATGATTTTACTCCAGAGGAACAAGAGATGATTCGCAAAGAGCACGCTTGGGCATTTGGCTAA